The following are encoded in a window of Deltaproteobacteria bacterium genomic DNA:
- a CDS encoding type II secretion system F family protein codes for MPVYVWEGKTKNGEIRKGEVEADSEAAVNDALKRQQITPVKVKKKGKEFKLFGEGGKKITGKDIVIFLRQFATMIDAGLPLVQCLEILGSQQPNQRFKKILIQVKDDVESGSTFADALKKHPKTFDTLFVSLIAAGEIGGILDTILNKLGEFLEKSEKLKSKVKSAMVYPVSIVIVAIVITSGLLLFVIPIFEAMFSDMGGTLPLPTQIVINLSQFLQSYWYFVFGGMWLALFLFKKYYATAKGRAVCDKLFLKAPVAGDLIRKVAVAKFCGTMGTMLSSGVPILDSLEIVSKTAGNVVIENALIEVKNAISEGKTIVEPLEKTQVFPSMVVQMIAVGEATGALDAMLGKIAEFYEDEVDTAVDGLTALMEPAIMVVLGGLVGGLIIAMYLPIFSMAANV; via the coding sequence ATGCCCGTTTATGTATGGGAAGGAAAAACAAAAAATGGTGAAATAAGAAAAGGGGAAGTTGAAGCCGACAGTGAAGCCGCAGTCAATGATGCCCTTAAAAGACAGCAGATAACACCTGTTAAGGTTAAAAAAAAGGGAAAGGAATTTAAACTTTTTGGTGAGGGTGGGAAAAAAATAACCGGGAAAGACATCGTTATCTTCCTGCGGCAGTTTGCAACCATGATTGATGCCGGTCTTCCTCTTGTCCAGTGCCTTGAAATTCTGGGCAGCCAGCAACCTAACCAAAGATTCAAAAAGATCCTTATTCAGGTTAAAGACGATGTAGAGTCGGGCTCCACTTTTGCCGATGCGCTAAAAAAGCACCCAAAAACCTTCGATACACTCTTCGTCAGTTTGATTGCCGCAGGAGAAATAGGTGGTATCCTCGATACGATCCTCAACAAACTGGGCGAATTCCTCGAAAAATCAGAAAAACTTAAGAGCAAGGTGAAATCAGCAATGGTCTATCCTGTTTCTATCGTAATTGTTGCCATCGTTATTACATCAGGTCTCCTCTTATTCGTTATTCCCATCTTTGAAGCGATGTTTTCCGATATGGGAGGAACACTCCCTCTTCCCACCCAGATTGTCATCAACTTGAGCCAGTTCCTTCAAAGTTACTGGTACTTTGTTTTTGGAGGTATGTGGCTGGCCTTGTTCCTATTCAAAAAGTACTATGCAACAGCGAAAGGAAGAGCTGTCTGTGACAAACTCTTCCTTAAAGCCCCTGTCGCAGGAGACCTCATCAGGAAGGTTGCCGTGGCAAAATTTTGCGGAACTATGGGGACAATGCTCTCGAGTGGTGTGCCAATCCTTGACTCTCTTGAAATTGTATCCAAAACGGCAGGTAATGTAGTGATTGAAAATGCCCTTATAGAGGTAAAAAATGCCATTTCCGAAGGTAAAACTATCGTCGAACCACTGGAAAAAACCCAGGTATTTCCTTCTATGGTCGTCCAGATGATTGCCGTTGGAGAAGCAACAGGCGCTCTGGATGCCATGCTCGGCAAAATTGCAGAATTTTATGAAGATGAGGTAGACACTGCCGTTGATGGCCTTACCGCATTGATGGAACCGGCCATTATGGTTGTTCTCGGGGGCCTTGTCGGTGGTCTTATTATAGCCATGTATCTACCTATCTTCAGCATGGCCGCAAACGTTTAG
- a CDS encoding type IV pilus twitching motility protein PilT yields MSGTSITLHQLLKVMFDKGASDLHITTGSPPQLRINGELIPLKTPPLTPTDTKSLCYSILTDAQKHKFEEENELDVSFGVKNLSRFRSNIFMQRGAVAGAFRAIPFEIKSFDELALPAVVKTISDKPRGLVLVTGPTGSGKSTTLAAMVDRINVERHDHIITIEDPIEFVHPHKNCLVNQREVGADTGSFQRALKSILRQDPDVVLVGELRDIETIEAALTISETGHLCFGTLHTNSCAQTINRIIDVFPAYQQPQVRAQLSFVLEGVLSQTLIPRSGGQGRVLALEVMVPNPAIRNLIREDKVHQIYSQMQVGQSKFGMQTMNQALANLYLKRLITMDDALARSSDVDELRQIISGGPVTSRKPT; encoded by the coding sequence ATGTCAGGCACTTCCATCACACTTCATCAACTCCTCAAAGTAATGTTTGACAAAGGCGCCTCGGACCTGCACATTACTACAGGCAGTCCGCCGCAACTGAGAATTAACGGTGAGTTGATCCCTTTAAAAACACCACCACTCACGCCCACTGATACAAAATCACTCTGTTACAGCATACTGACGGACGCCCAGAAACATAAGTTTGAAGAAGAAAACGAACTCGACGTCTCTTTCGGCGTTAAAAATCTCAGCCGTTTCAGGTCCAATATATTTATGCAAAGAGGCGCCGTTGCCGGCGCCTTCAGGGCCATCCCTTTTGAAATCAAGAGTTTCGACGAACTTGCCCTGCCTGCTGTCGTTAAAACCATTTCCGATAAACCGAGAGGACTCGTTCTCGTTACAGGGCCGACAGGAAGCGGCAAATCGACAACACTTGCCGCCATGGTAGACAGAATCAATGTTGAAAGGCATGATCACATAATAACCATCGAAGATCCCATAGAATTTGTGCACCCTCATAAAAACTGCCTTGTTAACCAGCGGGAAGTAGGAGCAGATACGGGGAGTTTTCAAAGAGCGCTCAAATCGATATTGAGGCAGGACCCTGATGTCGTTCTCGTTGGTGAATTGAGAGACATTGAAACCATAGAGGCAGCCCTTACCATATCGGAAACGGGACATCTATGCTTTGGAACATTGCACACAAATAGCTGTGCCCAGACCATAAACAGGATCATTGATGTTTTTCCCGCTTACCAGCAGCCGCAGGTAAGAGCACAGCTCTCCTTTGTCCTTGAAGGTGTTCTCTCTCAGACGCTTATTCCCAGGTCCGGAGGACAGGGACGGGTATTGGCGCTTGAAGTTATGGTGCCAAACCCTGCTATCCGAAACCTCATAAGGGAAGACAAAGTCCACCAGATATATTCACAAATGCAGGTAGGACAATCGAAATTTGGCATGCAGACCATGAACCAGGCCCTGGCTAACCTTTATCTTAAGAGACTAATCACCATGGACGACGCTCTTGCAAGGTCATCCGATGTGGATGAATTAAGACAGATAATTTCCGGCGGCCCCGTAACATCCAGAAAACCAACTTGA
- the pilB gene encoding type IV-A pilus assembly ATPase PilB yields the protein MAARLGELLIKENLITAEQLQQALSQQKGGGGRLGYNLTKMGFISEDDLTKFLSKQYGVPSINLSEFEVDTEVIKLVPFDVAKKYLILPVNRAGSSLILAMADPSNIFAIDDIKFMTGYNVEAVVAAEASIIDAVKKYYGKGGAPKEQKKMSLDAKDYSFDEDDETTGMFEGEDDGGEVVDVDDFDDLVHGAVDDVEIIEDEEEEAGETDVDAPIVKLVNGILIKAAKLGVSDIHIEPYEKAFRVRYRLDGVLKKAMGLPLKIKNAITSRIKIMSQLDISEKRLPQDGRIKMKMGKKREMDFRVSVLPCLFGEKVVMRLLDKSNLQLDMTKLGFGQDQLEDFLGEIHKPFGMCLVTGPTGSGKTTTLYSALSDLNKESENIMTAEDPVEFNLMGINQVQMHDDIGLNFAAALRSFLRQDPDIIMVGEIRDFETAEIAIKAALTGHMVLSTLHTNNAPETVNRLLNMGVEPFLVSSSLNLVVAQRLARRTCTECKEPHDVPQQAFIDIGFAPEALDFTYYKGKGCDNCGGTGYKGRVALYEVMVMTEALKEAVLMGASVPEIKQTAIDGGMDTLRMRALQGIKDGITTIEETVRCTVPDKK from the coding sequence ATGGCAGCAAGACTGGGTGAACTACTCATTAAAGAAAACCTGATTACGGCTGAACAATTGCAGCAAGCACTATCCCAACAAAAAGGGGGGGGTGGGCGGCTTGGCTACAATCTTACCAAGATGGGTTTTATCTCTGAAGATGATCTGACAAAATTCTTAAGCAAACAATATGGTGTCCCTTCCATCAACCTCTCCGAATTTGAAGTTGATACGGAAGTCATTAAGCTCGTTCCATTCGATGTAGCAAAAAAATATCTTATTCTCCCCGTAAACAGAGCAGGATCATCACTCATCCTTGCAATGGCAGACCCTTCCAACATCTTTGCCATTGATGATATCAAATTTATGACCGGCTACAACGTGGAAGCCGTCGTTGCAGCTGAAGCATCCATTATAGACGCCGTTAAAAAATACTACGGCAAGGGCGGCGCACCGAAAGAGCAAAAAAAGATGTCCCTCGACGCCAAGGACTACTCCTTCGACGAAGATGACGAAACAACGGGGATGTTCGAGGGTGAGGACGACGGCGGTGAAGTGGTTGACGTCGATGACTTTGACGATCTGGTTCATGGCGCCGTCGATGACGTCGAAATCATTGAAGATGAAGAAGAAGAAGCTGGAGAAACGGATGTTGACGCCCCCATTGTCAAACTGGTAAACGGAATACTGATCAAGGCGGCAAAGCTGGGCGTCAGTGATATCCATATCGAACCCTATGAAAAAGCTTTCAGGGTAAGGTACAGGCTCGATGGCGTCCTTAAAAAGGCAATGGGCTTGCCTCTCAAGATCAAAAACGCCATCACTTCCAGGATCAAGATCATGTCCCAGCTTGACATTTCCGAAAAAAGGCTCCCCCAGGACGGCAGGATAAAAATGAAAATGGGTAAAAAGAGGGAGATGGACTTCAGGGTATCCGTACTGCCCTGTCTTTTTGGCGAGAAAGTTGTCATGCGACTTCTCGACAAGTCAAACCTCCAGCTCGACATGACCAAGCTTGGTTTTGGCCAGGACCAGCTTGAGGATTTTCTTGGTGAAATTCATAAACCTTTCGGCATGTGTCTTGTTACGGGCCCTACAGGTAGTGGTAAGACAACAACGCTCTATTCGGCGCTCAGTGATCTCAACAAAGAGAGTGAAAATATTATGACCGCCGAAGACCCTGTGGAATTTAACCTTATGGGTATTAACCAGGTGCAGATGCATGACGATATTGGTCTCAACTTTGCCGCGGCGCTGCGGTCCTTCCTCAGGCAAGATCCCGACATCATCATGGTAGGAGAGATAAGAGACTTTGAAACAGCGGAAATCGCCATTAAAGCCGCTCTCACGGGACATATGGTTTTGAGCACACTCCATACAAACAACGCACCTGAAACAGTCAACAGGCTCCTCAATATGGGCGTTGAACCTTTCCTTGTCTCATCCTCCCTTAACCTCGTTGTCGCCCAGAGGCTTGCCAGAAGAACATGCACCGAGTGCAAGGAACCTCATGATGTGCCGCAGCAGGCCTTTATTGATATCGGATTTGCGCCTGAAGCCCTCGACTTTACCTATTATAAAGGCAAGGGCTGCGACAATTGTGGAGGCACCGGATACAAGGGACGTGTTGCCTTGTATGAGGTCATGGTAATGACTGAAGCATTAAAAGAAGCCGTATTAATGGGTGCCTCTGTTCCCGAAATAAAACAGACGGCCATTGATGGTGGCATGGATACGCTCAGGATGAGAGCTCTCCAAGGGATAAAGGACGGAATAACAACCATTGAAGAGACGGTTCGCTGTACCGTCCCCGATAAGAAATAG
- a CDS encoding DUF2723 domain-containing protein, whose amino-acid sequence MKSGKRYPAIAFLTSFAVYLLTLANTVSFFDSGELISAAATLGIAHPPGYPLYAQWGHLFSYLPLGNLAFRINLASAVFGSLAVMIIYLLTHHLILKAFPHITGNIKVKLTSLSAALAFAFSLNHWGQTNMSEVYAMNSFFIALIIITLLMWRRKVKEDTSLKNNNSKYLYFCAFLFGLAFGDHHTILVVVPVIFFIIVLTRWQLFLNVRLIPFLLFFFILGFSIYLYMPVRAAAVLIMNWGDPETLDQFRWMFLREGYPKGTLSREWGLFAEQLKTINLLYEFTIAGFVLFIIGLITCIKRGWPYAVITFTVLMVLSVGIIIYSNAPKANIFLYEAFHTPTYMLFAPWIGAGLFWLLSMVDRLLSRLSEDEEEKGYLLVLWIIFLAALPSYLLYNHFSKNDRSRNFIAFDYAVNELKSLSHNGILFTWGDSGAFPLWYLQFIEKYQDKALLLHTPHLASSWYVEEIPYLAKSRINRIPENRRTPGMVVEVIARENMGKRKSYIDYSSKYSYPVNNLEFAPYGIVYRQTDRKEPIDMTIWDKYVTRNLLSRNILIDLDIGKAIAIYGFCHYDNGYALLREGRRQEAINSLTKAIEIVPSLQGRAQRLLSPPRQQK is encoded by the coding sequence TTGAAATCAGGAAAACGCTATCCCGCAATTGCTTTTTTAACATCTTTTGCCGTCTACCTGCTTACCCTTGCCAATACGGTATCTTTTTTTGACAGCGGCGAACTCATTTCTGCGGCAGCAACACTGGGAATAGCCCATCCCCCCGGCTATCCTCTCTATGCCCAATGGGGCCATTTATTCTCCTACCTTCCCCTGGGCAACCTGGCATTCCGGATAAATCTCGCTTCAGCCGTTTTCGGCTCTCTTGCCGTAATGATCATTTACCTGCTGACCCATCATCTGATTTTAAAGGCCTTTCCTCATATTACCGGCAATATAAAGGTAAAGCTTACCTCTCTTTCGGCAGCCCTGGCCTTTGCATTTTCCCTGAACCACTGGGGGCAGACCAACATGTCAGAGGTTTATGCCATGAACAGCTTCTTTATCGCCCTCATCATTATCACCCTTCTCATGTGGCGCAGGAAAGTTAAAGAAGACACAAGCCTGAAAAACAACAACAGCAAGTACCTCTATTTTTGTGCCTTTTTATTCGGACTGGCTTTTGGTGACCATCACACCATACTTGTTGTTGTGCCTGTCATTTTCTTCATTATCGTTTTAACAAGATGGCAGCTTTTTCTTAATGTAAGGCTTATTCCTTTTCTTCTTTTCTTTTTCATACTCGGTTTCTCCATCTACCTGTATATGCCGGTTAGAGCGGCAGCGGTACTCATTATGAACTGGGGTGACCCTGAAACACTGGACCAGTTCCGCTGGATGTTTTTAAGAGAAGGCTATCCCAAAGGGACACTCTCAAGGGAATGGGGACTCTTTGCGGAACAGCTGAAAACAATAAACCTGCTTTACGAGTTTACCATTGCAGGCTTTGTACTTTTCATTATAGGCCTTATTACATGTATAAAAAGAGGGTGGCCCTATGCTGTTATAACCTTTACCGTACTCATGGTTCTTAGTGTCGGGATCATCATCTACAGTAATGCACCAAAAGCAAATATCTTTCTTTATGAAGCATTTCATACCCCCACTTATATGCTTTTTGCGCCCTGGATTGGCGCGGGGCTCTTCTGGTTGCTATCGATGGTTGACAGGCTCCTTTCGAGACTCTCTGAAGACGAAGAAGAAAAGGGCTACCTTCTTGTCCTGTGGATAATCTTTCTGGCAGCCCTCCCTTCTTATCTCCTCTACAATCACTTCAGCAAAAATGACAGGAGCAGAAATTTTATTGCCTTTGATTATGCCGTTAATGAACTAAAGTCACTCTCTCATAACGGCATACTCTTTACCTGGGGCGACAGCGGCGCATTTCCTCTATGGTACCTGCAATTTATCGAAAAATATCAGGACAAGGCGCTTCTGCTGCACACACCTCATCTGGCATCGTCATGGTATGTTGAAGAAATTCCTTATCTGGCCAAAAGCAGAATAAACAGGATCCCCGAAAACCGCAGGACACCGGGCATGGTAGTTGAAGTCATTGCCAGAGAAAATATGGGCAAAAGAAAATCCTACATAGATTACTCTTCAAAATACTCTTATCCCGTTAACAACCTGGAGTTTGCGCCTTATGGTATCGTCTACAGACAAACCGACAGAAAAGAACCGATCGACATGACCATATGGGATAAATATGTCACGAGAAATCTTCTGTCCAGGAATATCCTCATCGATCTTGATATAGGGAAGGCCATAGCCATCTATGGTTTTTGCCATTATGACAACGGTTATGCGCTGCTGAGAGAAGGCAGACGACAGGAAGCAATTAATTCCCTGACAAAAGCCATTGAGATCGTTCCCAGCCTCCAGGGGAGGGCACAGCGGCTTTTATCCCCCCCCCGTCAGCAAAAATGA
- a CDS encoding flippase-like domain-containing protein has product MKIKVWLGIGISAFFIWLTLREVDFSVLRVAIKKANHLYLIPTVIVILFQFYLRAVRWGYLMEPVKNIRQLSLFSATSIGYMANNILPARIGELAKAYAIAKKEKVSFSSSFATIIIERLLDLFSLFIIMLAVMYIITFPEGKSETESLIKKGTIGVFIVFTMMTAVIIFFKREKAFFKKMIFTIIKPLSLKLADKANHFLDSFSDALSVLGKEKHLGMILIYSAVIWLLSALPIYLLLLSFGYNLPFSISFFILVLIGIAVSIPSAPGFIGTFHFACAKGLELFNVPGEEAISVAIILHAINFFPITLIGFFFLWKDNLSLTEAVSVEEKAEEATT; this is encoded by the coding sequence TTGAAGATTAAAGTCTGGCTCGGAATCGGAATAAGCGCTTTTTTTATCTGGCTCACATTAAGGGAAGTCGACTTTTCGGTCCTCCGGGTGGCAATAAAAAAAGCGAACCACCTTTACCTTATTCCAACTGTGATCGTTATCCTGTTTCAATTTTACTTAAGAGCGGTAAGATGGGGATATCTTATGGAACCGGTTAAAAATATCAGACAGTTGAGCCTCTTTTCGGCCACATCTATAGGCTATATGGCTAATAATATTCTGCCGGCCAGGATAGGAGAACTTGCCAAAGCCTATGCTATCGCAAAAAAAGAGAAAGTGAGTTTCAGTTCATCTTTTGCCACCATCATTATCGAGAGACTTCTCGACCTTTTCTCCCTTTTTATAATCATGCTTGCCGTCATGTATATTATAACCTTTCCAGAGGGCAAATCAGAGACGGAGAGCTTGATAAAGAAGGGAACAATCGGCGTTTTTATAGTTTTCACAATGATGACTGCCGTCATTATTTTTTTTAAAAGAGAAAAGGCATTTTTTAAGAAAATGATTTTTACAATAATCAAACCGCTTTCATTAAAGCTTGCAGATAAGGCCAATCACTTTCTCGACTCTTTTTCAGATGCCCTTTCAGTACTGGGCAAGGAAAAACATCTTGGCATGATCCTAATATATTCAGCCGTTATCTGGCTTTTGTCGGCGCTTCCCATTTATCTGCTTCTCCTTTCTTTCGGTTATAATCTCCCTTTTTCCATTTCTTTCTTTATACTGGTTCTAATCGGGATCGCCGTATCTATTCCCTCTGCACCGGGATTTATAGGGACCTTTCACTTTGCCTGTGCCAAAGGTCTTGAATTATTTAACGTTCCCGGTGAAGAGGCAATATCCGTTGCGATTATATTGCATGCAATTAATTTTTTCCCCATTACATTGATCGGCTTTTTCTTTCTCTGGAAGGATAATCTCTCCCTGACGGAAGCCGTCAGCGTGGAAGAAAAAGCAGAGGAGGCCACCACTTGA
- a CDS encoding bifunctional riboflavin kinase/FAD synthetase: MKVYRGVEGLEGKFNSPALTLGNFDGVHRGHRKIFKQLRSKADEMGGEAVIFTFDPHPVKVLRPDEGPSLISPLPEKLKLLEESAVDAVILADFTRAFAEQHPAQFVREIIHERIKAGHVIVGHDFTFGKGKEGTIGSLKLLGEELGFHVEVIAAVKLDGQIVSSTRIRELIRKGDVKEAAKLLGRCHYVTGEVIEGHGRGKPLGFPTANLDYRAELIPEDGVYAAKAEIEGKMYGGATNVGTNPTFGDEKRSVETYIFDFNESLYGKTMKVSFVERIRGEIAFSSPHELAGQIKRDISKVKTALNRADH, encoded by the coding sequence ATGAAGGTTTACCGGGGGGTGGAAGGACTTGAAGGAAAGTTTAATTCTCCCGCCCTTACCCTCGGCAACTTCGATGGTGTCCATAGGGGCCACAGGAAAATATTTAAGCAGTTGAGGTCAAAGGCGGATGAAATGGGAGGGGAAGCCGTCATTTTTACTTTTGACCCTCACCCTGTGAAAGTTTTAAGGCCCGATGAAGGCCCGAGCCTTATTTCTCCCCTTCCTGAAAAACTGAAACTGCTGGAAGAATCAGCTGTCGATGCCGTTATTTTAGCCGATTTTACCCGGGCTTTTGCCGAACAGCACCCTGCTCAATTTGTCAGGGAAATTATTCACGAAAGGATTAAGGCCGGACATGTTATCGTAGGCCATGACTTTACATTCGGAAAAGGGAAGGAAGGCACTATCGGTTCACTTAAACTACTGGGCGAGGAACTGGGCTTTCATGTTGAAGTCATTGCTGCCGTAAAATTAGACGGTCAGATCGTCAGCAGCACCCGCATCAGGGAATTGATCAGGAAAGGTGACGTCAAAGAAGCGGCCAAGCTGCTTGGTCGCTGTCATTACGTTACAGGTGAAGTTATCGAAGGCCATGGACGGGGAAAGCCCCTTGGATTTCCAACGGCAAATCTCGATTACCGTGCAGAACTTATACCTGAAGATGGGGTCTATGCCGCCAAAGCAGAAATTGAAGGAAAAATGTATGGCGGCGCAACCAACGTGGGCACAAACCCTACTTTCGGTGATGAGAAAAGATCTGTTGAAACGTATATCTTTGATTTCAATGAATCACTTTATGGAAAGACAATGAAGGTCTCTTTTGTTGAGAGAATCAGGGGAGAAATTGCTTTTAGCAGCCCCCATGAACTGGCCGGGCAAATAAAGAGGGATATTTCTAAAGTCAAGACCGCTTTAAACAGGGCTGACCATTGA
- a CDS encoding deoxyguanosinetriphosphate triphosphohydrolase, whose product MQTREELEKIEGHKLASYAMKSADSRGRKHDEAEHPMRTCYQRDRDRIIHSSAFRRLEYKTQVFVNHEGDYYRTRLTHTLEVAQITRTMARSLRLNEDLAEAIALAHDLGHTPFGHSGERILNKLIKDHGGFEHNLQSLRVVDCLEDKYPHFKGLNLSWEVREGIIKHSSEHDHPELFEEFEPELKPTLEAEIVNLADEVAYNNHDIDDGLTSEMITLDQIGNVALWRDNYERVMKEMPDHPAKVKRHQTVRYIINTLVTDLIENISSNIKRFRIETVGDARSCRETIVSFSPRVLEMNRELKLFLRKNLYKHYRVIRMAEKANKFMTELFLTYRSAPEQLPPHVYCQIEGDNKERIIADYIAGMTDRYALDEYKKLFDPYERV is encoded by the coding sequence ATGCAGACGAGAGAAGAACTGGAAAAAATTGAAGGGCATAAGCTTGCTTCCTATGCCATGAAGTCGGCTGATTCGAGGGGGCGAAAGCACGATGAGGCGGAGCATCCCATGCGTACCTGTTACCAGAGGGACCGTGACAGGATTATCCACTCAAGCGCTTTCAGGCGGCTCGAATACAAGACACAGGTTTTTGTTAATCACGAAGGTGACTATTACCGGACCCGCCTTACCCATACCCTTGAAGTTGCCCAGATTACACGGACAATGGCAAGGTCGCTCAGGCTGAATGAAGACCTTGCAGAGGCTATTGCCCTGGCCCATGATCTCGGTCATACGCCTTTCGGCCATTCGGGAGAACGCATCCTCAATAAACTCATTAAAGATCACGGCGGTTTTGAGCATAACCTGCAAAGCTTGAGGGTCGTTGATTGCCTGGAGGACAAATATCCCCATTTTAAAGGACTCAACCTTTCCTGGGAGGTGAGAGAGGGAATTATCAAGCATTCTTCGGAGCATGATCACCCCGAGCTCTTTGAAGAGTTTGAGCCTGAACTTAAACCGACCCTTGAAGCTGAAATAGTAAACCTGGCCGATGAAGTGGCCTACAACAACCATGACATCGATGACGGCCTTACATCGGAGATGATAACCCTTGACCAGATCGGTAATGTTGCGCTCTGGAGAGATAATTACGAGCGTGTCATGAAAGAGATGCCTGACCACCCTGCCAAAGTGAAAAGACATCAGACGGTAAGGTACATTATCAATACACTCGTTACCGATCTTATCGAAAATATCTCCTCTAATATTAAGCGTTTCCGTATTGAGACTGTCGGCGATGCAAGAAGTTGCAGGGAGACTATTGTTTCTTTTAGCCCCAGGGTGCTGGAGATGAACCGGGAGCTTAAACTTTTTCTAAGAAAAAATCTCTACAAACACTACCGTGTCATAAGGATGGCAGAAAAAGCCAACAAGTTTATGACGGAACTTTTTCTTACTTACCGCAGCGCGCCGGAACAGCTTCCCCCCCACGTGTATTGCCAGATAGAAGGGGACAACAAGGAGCGAATTATTGCCGACTATATTGCAGGTATGACGGACCGTTATGCCCTTGATGAGTATAAAAAACTTTTCGACCCTTACGAAAGGGTATAA
- a CDS encoding PHP domain-containing protein, which produces MLLEMHCHTLRHSPCSDVDPVTLVRLAMKRGLGGIVLTEHHYLWQEDQLRWLKKKSRAGKDFLILSGQEVGTDKGHVLVYGADKTIDEIFTMEELREGFPRAALVWAHPFRWHGCPTDEELTSPLFDGIEVLNSNQSPGENSLSLDSWKRLSFNAIGGSDTHSKDQAATFPTRFEKAIETMEDLVREIKARRCKPAERNLYTLS; this is translated from the coding sequence ATGTTACTTGAAATGCACTGCCATACATTGAGGCACTCTCCTTGCAGCGACGTTGACCCTGTTACTCTTGTCAGGCTGGCCATGAAAAGGGGCCTTGGCGGAATTGTCCTTACGGAGCACCACTATCTGTGGCAGGAGGATCAACTCCGGTGGTTAAAAAAGAAGTCTCGTGCCGGGAAGGACTTTTTAATTCTGTCGGGCCAGGAGGTGGGAACCGATAAAGGCCATGTCCTTGTTTATGGCGCAGACAAAACCATCGATGAAATCTTTACCATGGAAGAACTAAGAGAAGGCTTTCCCCGGGCAGCCCTCGTCTGGGCCCATCCCTTCAGGTGGCACGGATGCCCCACTGACGAAGAACTAACGAGCCCGCTATTTGACGGCATAGAGGTACTTAACAGCAATCAATCACCCGGTGAAAATTCACTAAGCCTTGATTCATGGAAAAGACTCTCCTTTAACGCCATCGGCGGAAGTGATACTCACAGTAAAGACCAGGCGGCAACATTCCCCACACGTTTTGAGAAGGCCATAGAAACGATGGAAGATCTGGTGCGGGAGATTAAGGCAAGGCGCTGCAAACCGGCAGAAAGAAACCTTTATACCCTTTCGTAA
- a CDS encoding DUF4124 domain-containing protein — protein MKITMLSSFAVLILSAITYGETYKWVDEKGVIHFQDYKPDGVSPGEVETLSDEDLEFNNYVDSSKESEVRSYYPNSESGESDDDKKKKVRYSQNQKVELYVTSWCGWCKKAEAFFNARGISFVEYNVEKDKNAARRLKELNRRGGVPVAVINGKKILGFSEGAYENALKKR, from the coding sequence TTGAAAATTACGATGCTTTCCTCTTTTGCCGTGCTGATTCTCTCGGCAATCACTTATGGTGAAACCTACAAATGGGTTGATGAAAAGGGGGTTATTCATTTTCAGGATTATAAACCTGACGGTGTTAGTCCAGGGGAGGTTGAAACCCTGTCGGATGAAGACCTTGAATTTAACAATTACGTCGATTCAAGTAAAGAAAGTGAAGTTAGGTCTTACTACCCTAATTCCGAATCGGGAGAGTCTGATGATGATAAAAAGAAAAAAGTCAGGTATTCGCAAAACCAGAAAGTGGAACTCTATGTGACAAGCTGGTGCGGGTGGTGCAAAAAGGCAGAGGCTTTTTTTAATGCCCGTGGCATTAGCTTTGTAGAGTATAATGTTGAAAAGGATAAAAATGCAGCCCGCCGCCTTAAGGAACTGAACAGGCGCGGTGGTGTACCGGTGGCCGTAATTAACGGTAAGAAGATCTTGGGTTTTTCGGAAGGAGCTTATGAGAATGCTCTTAAAAAAAGGTAG
- a CDS encoding RNA-binding protein — MNLYVGKLPFDVTESDLREAFSRFGHVESVKLVIDHFTKRSKGFGFVDMPDNSEADQAIKALNKSNFKGSIIKVNAADAGDNRRIERKKKKRKRF; from the coding sequence ATGAATTTGTATGTGGGTAAGCTTCCTTTCGATGTTACAGAAAGTGATCTGAGAGAGGCATTTTCCCGGTTTGGGCATGTAGAAAGTGTAAAACTTGTTATAGATCATTTTACGAAAAGGTCCAAAGGGTTTGGTTTTGTAGATATGCCTGATAATTCGGAAGCTGATCAGGCAATTAAGGCGCTCAACAAGAGTAATTTTAAGGGGAGTATTATTAAGGTAAACGCTGCCGATGCAGGTGACAACAGGCGTATAGAGCGTAAGAAAAAAAAGAGAAAGCGATTTTAG